A genome region from Eschrichtius robustus isolate mEscRob2 chromosome 4, mEscRob2.pri, whole genome shotgun sequence includes the following:
- the NAA11 gene encoding N-alpha-acetyltransferase 11 codes for MNIRSARPDNLMNLQPCNLLCLPENYRMKYCFYHGLSWPQLSYIAEDEDGKTVGYVLAKMEEDPDDVPHGHISSLAVKRSHRRLGLAQKLMGQASRAMIENFNAKYVSLHVRKSNRAALHLYSNALNFQVSEVEPKYYADGEGAYAMKPGLSQMADELTRQLELKEKGRYVVLGSRENQEVQGSTFPGSEEACQEKNLATDDSDSDSKEPSESTESPRAQDSSEDSDSTS; via the coding sequence ATGAACATCCGCAGTGCTCGACCAGACAACCTGATGAACCTGCAACCCTGCAACCTCCTTTGCCTTCCGGAGAACTACCGGATGAAATACTGTTTCTACCATGGCCTTTCCTGGCCCCAGCTCTCTTACATCGCTGAGGATGAGGACGGGAAGACTGTGGGCTACGTCCTGGCCAAAATGGAGGAGGACCCAGATGATGTCCCCCACGGACATATCAGCTCCCTGGCTGTGAAGCGTTCACACCGGCGCCTCGGTCTGGCCCAGAAGCTGATGGGCCAGGCCTCCAGGGCCATGATAGAGAACTTTAATGCCAAGTACGTGTCCCTGCATGTCAGGAAGAGTAACCGGGCAGCCTTGCACCTCTATTCTAACGCTCTCAACTTTCAGGTTAGTGAGGTGGAACCCAAATACTATGCAGATGGAGAAGGTGCTTATGCTATGAAGCCGGGTCTGTCGCAGATGGCAGATGAGCTGACGAGGCAGCTGGAGTTGAAGGAGAAGGGCAGGTATGTTGTGCTGGGCTCCAGGGAGAACCAGGAGGTCCAGGGCAGCACATTTCCTGGTTCCGAAGAGGCCTGTCAAGAGAAGAACCTGGCCACTGATGATAGTGACAGTGACAGCAAGGAACCCAGCGAGTCCACAGAAAGCCCCCGTGCCCAGGACAGCTCAGAAGACTCAGACTCCACCTCCTAG